Proteins from one Pirellulales bacterium genomic window:
- the sucD gene encoding succinate--CoA ligase subunit alpha, whose product MSILINKSTRVICQGITGKVGQFHTKGCKEYGTKMVGGVTPGKAGETVEGLPVFDTVMEAIKQTGADATMIFVPPAFTADAILEAVDAGIKTVIAITEGVPVLDMARVYPIVKRSNSVLVGPNCPGVITPGECKIGIMPGYIHTPGKVGVMSRSGTLTYEAVWQLTNLGLGQSTCVGLGGDPIVGTSFVDLFKMYQADPGTEAILMMGEIGGTAEEEAAAYVKQHVTKPVAAFIAGRTAPPGKRMGHAGAIISGGKGTAEEKLAALKAAGIEIAESPADMGAAVQRAMQRKK is encoded by the coding sequence ATGAGCATTCTCATCAACAAATCCACGCGCGTCATTTGCCAGGGCATTACCGGCAAGGTCGGCCAGTTTCACACCAAGGGTTGCAAAGAATACGGCACGAAAATGGTCGGCGGCGTCACGCCGGGCAAGGCGGGGGAAACTGTCGAAGGGTTGCCCGTGTTCGACACCGTGATGGAAGCCATCAAGCAAACCGGCGCCGATGCCACGATGATTTTTGTGCCGCCGGCGTTCACGGCCGACGCCATTTTGGAAGCGGTCGACGCGGGCATCAAAACCGTCATCGCCATTACCGAAGGCGTGCCTGTGCTTGACATGGCCCGCGTGTATCCGATTGTGAAGCGCAGCAATTCGGTGCTGGTTGGCCCGAACTGTCCCGGTGTGATTACGCCGGGCGAGTGCAAAATCGGCATTATGCCCGGCTACATTCACACGCCTGGCAAAGTGGGCGTGATGAGCCGCAGCGGCACGCTTACATACGAGGCCGTATGGCAACTCACAAATTTGGGCCTCGGGCAATCGACGTGCGTCGGCCTGGGGGGCGATCCGATTGTCGGCACGTCGTTTGTCGATTTATTCAAAATGTACCAGGCCGATCCGGGCACGGAGGCAATTTTGATGATGGGCGAGATCGGCGGCACCGCCGAGGAAGAAGCCGCCGCCTATGTGAAGCAGCATGTGACCAAGCCCGTAGCCGCGTTCATCGCCGGCCGCACGGCCCCGCCGGGCAAACGGATGGGCCATGCCGGGGCCATCATTAGCGGCGGCAAGGGCACGGCGGAAGAAAAGCTGGCCGCCCTGAAAGCCGCCGGCATTGAAATCGCCGAAAGCCCCGCCGACATGGGTGCCGCCGTGCAGCGAGCGATGCAACGCAAGAAATAA